Proteins encoded by one window of Labilithrix sp.:
- a CDS encoding MFS transporter: MTASPIGSAVRPWRAVAMLSISETVAWGILYYSFGVLLRPFASHLQASEASIAGAFSGAILASAATAWVAGASIDRWGPRPVMTLGALLGVGAFASLASVDTLAAFYVAWALIGVSQAAVLYEPAFAAIAKWFSDPNERSRALLSVTLVAGFASTIFVPLTAALYERFGHERSVLLLALVALVTVVPLNAALPRHHAAAKPGREPTPAARASTHASDGFPVLAAVFSLQAFASAGVTVHLVTHLRENGFELTAAAAVTGLLGAAQVPARLLYQTFQRLLGARARLPVLLGVQALSLVGVLATAHPVAIASALVFGAANGLMTLERAVVIADVFGTERYGAVSGRVATVANAARAAAPLAVGLLKTMAASYAIPFLGLAVLTAVAGAMAWAWARDGFAAQKTTV, translated from the coding sequence ATGACGGCCTCACCGATCGGAAGCGCGGTGAGGCCGTGGCGGGCCGTCGCGATGCTATCCATCTCGGAGACCGTCGCGTGGGGGATCCTCTATTACTCCTTCGGAGTCCTTCTTCGACCGTTCGCATCGCACCTGCAGGCCTCCGAGGCGTCGATCGCCGGTGCGTTCTCCGGCGCGATTCTCGCTTCGGCCGCGACTGCGTGGGTTGCTGGCGCGAGCATCGATCGGTGGGGGCCGCGTCCGGTGATGACCCTCGGCGCCCTTCTCGGAGTGGGAGCCTTCGCGTCGCTCGCTTCGGTCGACACTCTTGCCGCCTTCTATGTCGCGTGGGCGCTGATCGGGGTGAGCCAAGCCGCCGTGCTCTACGAGCCTGCGTTCGCGGCGATCGCGAAGTGGTTTTCGGACCCGAATGAGCGGTCCCGTGCGCTGCTCAGCGTGACGCTGGTCGCTGGCTTCGCCAGCACGATCTTCGTTCCGCTGACGGCTGCGCTGTACGAGCGCTTCGGTCACGAGCGGAGCGTGCTGCTCCTCGCGTTGGTCGCGCTGGTGACGGTCGTCCCGCTGAACGCGGCGCTGCCGCGCCATCATGCAGCCGCGAAGCCAGGGCGGGAGCCCACCCCCGCCGCCAGGGCGTCCACGCACGCGTCGGACGGCTTTCCCGTGCTCGCCGCCGTCTTCAGCCTGCAAGCGTTCGCCTCGGCCGGCGTGACGGTGCATCTCGTCACCCATCTCCGCGAGAATGGATTCGAGCTGACGGCGGCAGCAGCGGTCACAGGGTTGCTCGGGGCCGCGCAGGTCCCGGCTCGCCTCCTTTACCAAACGTTCCAGCGCCTCCTCGGCGCGCGCGCGAGGCTTCCGGTGCTCCTCGGCGTTCAGGCCCTGAGCCTCGTCGGGGTGCTCGCGACGGCCCATCCGGTCGCGATCGCCTCCGCGCTCGTGTTCGGAGCCGCGAACGGCCTGATGACGCTCGAACGTGCGGTCGTGATCGCGGACGTCTTCGGAACGGAGCGCTACGGCGCGGTCAGCGGGCGCGTCGCGACGGTAGCGAACGCGGCCCGCGCGGCGGCGCCCCTCGCGGTTGGCCTGCTGAAGACGATGGCGGCCTCGTACGCGATCCCGTTCCTCGGGCTCGCCGTTCTGACCGCGGTGGCGGGCGCGATGGCCTGGGCCTGGGCACGCGACGGCTTCGCGGCTCAGAAGACGACGGTGTAG
- a CDS encoding sigma-70 family RNA polymerase sigma factor, producing MATATLDDVTSNLEAPTVDRLDRAHLSLRADVHRFIARRVEPAATDDLVQEVFLKVHESATELRDAERLAPWLFRIARNVVIDHLRKRKTRTHTSLDEVDEPVAPEPEANFNEEMAAWFRPMMDLLPEEYRVALELTEIDGLTQRELAQRVGLSLSGAKSRVQRAKHLLEGIVRACCDFEVDAHGNFVSCRPRSRGSCRSC from the coding sequence ATGGCGACTGCTACTCTCGACGACGTGACCTCGAACCTGGAGGCCCCGACCGTCGATCGGCTCGACCGTGCGCACCTCTCGCTGCGTGCCGACGTGCATCGCTTCATCGCGCGTCGGGTCGAGCCCGCGGCGACGGATGACCTCGTGCAGGAGGTCTTCCTCAAGGTGCACGAGAGCGCGACGGAGCTGCGCGACGCCGAGCGCCTCGCGCCGTGGTTGTTTCGCATCGCCCGCAACGTCGTGATCGACCATCTGCGGAAGCGCAAGACGCGCACGCATACTTCTCTCGATGAAGTGGACGAGCCCGTCGCGCCGGAGCCCGAGGCCAACTTCAACGAGGAGATGGCGGCCTGGTTCCGCCCGATGATGGATCTCTTGCCGGAGGAGTACCGCGTCGCGCTCGAGCTCACCGAGATCGACGGGCTTACGCAGCGGGAGCTGGCGCAACGCGTCGGGCTGTCCCTCTCCGGCGCCAAGTCGCGCGTGCAGCGCGCGAAGCACCTGCTCGAAGGCATCGTGCGCGCGTGCTGCGACTTCGAGGTCGACGCACACGGCAACTTCGTCTCGTGCCGTCCGCGGAGCAGAGGATCTTGCAGGTCGTGCTGA
- a CDS encoding NAD(P)-binding domain-containing protein, whose product MQEDLMQTMVNANLPTVVIGGGPVGLAAAAHLLSRSMPALVLEAGDDVAANVRDWGHVRLFSPWRYNVDKVAAKLLEGEGWTAPAPEGLPTGGELVEQYLRPLARILEKADQIRFGHRVISITRLGTDKMRTRDRDTIPFVVRVRDARGDERDLLARAVIDASGTWATPNPIGAAGLRAIGEEQLAERIRYGIPDVAGRDRERYEGKTTLVVGAGHSAANAILALVDIAAENATTRVVWSTRSQDLTRVFGGGEADGLPARGELGARLRGLVESGRLELVRGFSILQLTRSVSGDAIDASGFRDGEAHRIMNIDTIIAATGQRPDLGINRELRLELDPWLESAKQIGPLIDPNEHSCGTVRPHGAVELAHPEPSFYIIGSKSYGRAPTFLLATGYEQARSVVAMLAGDREAATRVELDLPETGVCSTASAEPGSSCCAPAEAAPVAATTSCCGPRPAPGPAASCCG is encoded by the coding sequence ATGCAGGAGGATCTGATGCAGACGATGGTGAACGCCAATCTTCCGACGGTCGTGATCGGTGGGGGGCCTGTCGGCCTCGCCGCAGCCGCGCATCTCCTCTCCCGCAGCATGCCGGCGCTCGTCCTCGAGGCGGGAGATGATGTCGCCGCGAACGTTCGCGATTGGGGGCACGTGCGGTTGTTCTCCCCCTGGCGTTACAACGTCGACAAGGTCGCGGCGAAGCTGCTCGAAGGCGAAGGCTGGACTGCGCCGGCCCCCGAGGGGCTTCCGACGGGCGGAGAGCTCGTCGAGCAGTATCTCCGGCCACTCGCCCGGATACTCGAGAAAGCCGACCAGATCCGCTTCGGGCACCGCGTGATCTCGATCACGCGGCTCGGTACCGACAAGATGAGGACCCGAGACCGAGACACGATCCCGTTCGTCGTCCGCGTCCGTGACGCGCGCGGAGATGAGCGCGATCTGCTCGCGCGGGCTGTGATCGATGCGTCAGGAACGTGGGCAACGCCGAACCCAATCGGCGCCGCCGGTCTCCGCGCCATCGGTGAGGAGCAGCTCGCCGAGCGGATCCGCTATGGCATCCCGGACGTCGCCGGTCGCGACCGCGAGCGCTACGAAGGGAAGACCACCCTCGTCGTCGGCGCCGGGCACTCCGCGGCCAATGCCATCCTCGCGCTCGTCGACATCGCCGCGGAGAACGCCACGACGCGCGTCGTGTGGTCGACTCGCAGCCAGGACCTGACGCGAGTCTTCGGCGGCGGCGAGGCTGATGGGTTGCCCGCGCGCGGTGAGCTGGGAGCGCGCCTGCGCGGACTCGTGGAGTCGGGTCGGCTCGAGCTCGTGCGCGGCTTCTCGATCCTTCAACTGACACGGTCCGTCTCGGGCGACGCGATCGACGCGAGCGGCTTTCGCGATGGTGAAGCACACCGGATCATGAACATCGACACCATCATCGCGGCAACCGGTCAGCGGCCCGACCTCGGCATCAACCGGGAGCTGCGCCTCGAGCTCGATCCGTGGCTGGAGTCTGCAAAGCAAATCGGGCCACTCATCGACCCGAACGAGCACAGCTGCGGGACCGTGCGTCCGCACGGCGCCGTCGAGCTCGCCCACCCCGAGCCGAGCTTCTACATCATCGGCAGCAAGAGCTATGGTCGGGCGCCGACGTTCCTGCTCGCCACCGGGTACGAGCAAGCCCGCTCCGTCGTCGCGATGCTGGCCGGAGACCGCGAAGCGGCGACGCGCGTCGAGCTCGACCTCCCCGAGACGGGCGTGTGCTCGACCGCAAGCGCGGAGCCTGGGAGCTCGTGCTGCGCTCCCGCGGAAGCCGCGCCGGTGGCGGCGACGACCTCCTGCTGCGGCCCGCGCCCCGCTCCAGGTCCGGCGGCGTCGTGCTGCGGTTGA
- a CDS encoding helix-turn-helix transcriptional regulator, which translates to MRELRGERGFTQEELCERAGISVDAISRIEGGSRTPTLDTIESVAEALGVSPLAFFDPDMKTAPSKKSSASLRRIVALLDGQDEELLRVAETCVTAVVRAYRLARRGTTA; encoded by the coding sequence GTGCGCGAGCTGCGGGGCGAACGCGGCTTCACGCAAGAGGAATTGTGCGAGCGAGCTGGCATTTCGGTCGATGCGATCAGCAGAATCGAAGGCGGGTCGCGCACTCCGACACTCGACACGATCGAGTCCGTTGCCGAAGCGCTCGGAGTATCGCCGCTCGCTTTCTTCGATCCTGACATGAAGACTGCGCCGTCGAAGAAGAGCTCGGCGTCGTTGCGCCGGATCGTTGCGCTGCTCGATGGTCAAGACGAGGAACTCCTTCGGGTCGCCGAGACGTGCGTCACTGCGGTCGTCCGCGCCTATCGGCTCGCGAGACGAGGCACGACGGCATGA
- a CDS encoding serine/threonine protein kinase, which translates to MLHPELSMRSDIRQRFIRESHAANAVDHPGVVAVIDDDVAEDGAAFLVMELLAGQSVEELWERRGQRLDVRTALAIGRELCEVLEVAHRAGVVHRDVKPANIFVTDEGRLKVLDFGIARARDIASTQLTDTGMVLGTPAFMAPEQAAGQTSQVDKRTDVWAIGATLFALISGRVVHEGETPQHVAILAATRPARSLAAVAPDAPAAVVSLVDRALVLDKEARWSSADDLRTAIEEASMMLFGDRVLPILRSEASTARAPDVGVTDDTIPQTKPLGTTTARPVSSSAPTRRRTARPIRLRPAIATLASAFARLQLVIGRTTGGAPVSSMAPTAPHPATPAVTARASSSGRWLLGVAAVALGAFLIVVLPRLYARSSERAAHHENVEALSTVADGARVASAASASAIELDTAPPPPPSSLVRPNGSSSAKVVRPTHVSTPLKPRAQQAAVDAGHPNCSSPSYVDSSGKTIWKKECL; encoded by the coding sequence TTGCTCCACCCGGAGCTGTCGATGCGCTCCGATATCCGGCAGCGATTCATCCGTGAGAGTCACGCTGCGAACGCTGTTGATCACCCAGGCGTCGTCGCGGTCATCGACGACGACGTCGCGGAAGATGGCGCCGCGTTCCTCGTCATGGAGCTTCTCGCGGGGCAGTCTGTCGAAGAGCTCTGGGAGCGCCGCGGTCAGCGCCTCGATGTACGGACTGCGCTCGCAATCGGGCGTGAGCTCTGCGAAGTCTTGGAGGTCGCGCATCGCGCCGGCGTCGTCCACCGGGACGTGAAGCCCGCGAACATTTTTGTCACCGACGAAGGCCGCTTGAAGGTGCTCGACTTCGGGATCGCGCGTGCGCGCGACATCGCCAGCACCCAGCTGACCGACACAGGAATGGTGCTCGGCACGCCGGCCTTCATGGCTCCCGAGCAGGCGGCAGGGCAAACGAGTCAGGTCGACAAGCGGACGGACGTTTGGGCCATCGGCGCAACTTTGTTCGCTTTGATCTCCGGTCGCGTCGTCCACGAAGGTGAAACGCCGCAACACGTCGCCATCCTCGCGGCCACGCGACCGGCTCGCTCCCTCGCTGCGGTGGCGCCAGACGCACCCGCCGCGGTCGTTTCGCTCGTCGACCGTGCGCTCGTGCTCGACAAGGAAGCTCGCTGGTCTAGCGCCGACGATCTCCGGACGGCTATCGAGGAGGCGAGCATGATGCTTTTCGGCGACCGCGTCCTTCCTATCTTGCGGAGTGAAGCATCCACGGCTCGCGCGCCCGACGTCGGCGTCACCGACGACACGATTCCGCAGACGAAGCCGCTCGGCACGACGACGGCGCGCCCGGTGTCGAGCTCCGCGCCAACAAGACGGCGGACCGCGAGACCGATCCGTCTGCGCCCAGCTATCGCGACGCTGGCGTCCGCTTTCGCGCGCCTGCAACTCGTCATTGGACGAACGACCGGCGGCGCTCCGGTGTCGAGCATGGCGCCGACCGCGCCGCACCCCGCAACCCCCGCGGTCACTGCGCGAGCCTCGTCAAGTGGCCGGTGGCTACTTGGCGTCGCTGCAGTCGCGCTGGGCGCGTTCTTGATCGTCGTGCTTCCACGGCTGTACGCGCGCTCGAGTGAACGAGCGGCACATCACGAAAACGTTGAGGCCTTGTCGACAGTAGCCGATGGGGCTCGTGTCGCCTCAGCCGCGAGTGCGTCGGCGATCGAGCTCGATACCGCGCCACCGCCCCCGCCGTCTTCTCTGGTGCGGCCGAACGGTTCGTCTTCCGCAAAGGTCGTGCGGCCGACACACGTAAGCACACCGCTCAAGCCCCGTGCGCAACAAGCTGCCGTCGACGCCGGGCATCCGAATTGTTCGTCGCCGAGCTACGTCGACTCCTCGGGCAAGACGATCTGGAAGAAGGAGTGTCTGTGA
- a CDS encoding DUF4238 domain-containing protein, translating into MTSVQKPSWRHHHAPQFYLSKWTDSKGELCLTRRVPTGKLIESQARPKSTGYEEHLYSTPPTTPWERWAPGIVETSFLSPLDNAAALVHEKLLGAPGGVVDLDGADRLAWARFLRSLMERHPRVLAQRDARANQIAAERMETYRAQFNSRRARRALDNFNFGAAAKMIVRNHMVQQIDDSVWLDALLNQEWLVLDAVDADYITSDRPLLENPWAPTSEDKTIYAMTLPLSARRLFVTYPRSWAADPDWQQVLAVLTSEVHNMVVVDSDPQYLYSAKPIENGKYAQLRTMVERVFGCHGADPSI; encoded by the coding sequence GTGACATCCGTTCAGAAGCCGTCCTGGCGGCACCATCATGCGCCGCAGTTCTATCTGTCCAAATGGACGGACTCGAAAGGCGAGCTCTGTCTCACGCGCCGTGTTCCGACGGGGAAGCTGATCGAGAGCCAAGCGCGTCCCAAATCGACGGGCTACGAGGAGCACCTCTACAGTACGCCTCCCACGACTCCGTGGGAGCGGTGGGCGCCCGGTATCGTCGAGACCTCGTTCCTGTCGCCGCTCGATAATGCGGCGGCGCTCGTCCACGAGAAACTGCTTGGCGCGCCGGGCGGTGTCGTCGATCTGGACGGCGCAGACCGATTGGCGTGGGCGCGCTTTCTTCGCTCATTGATGGAGCGCCACCCGCGAGTGCTCGCGCAGCGGGACGCTCGGGCAAACCAGATCGCTGCCGAGAGGATGGAGACGTACCGCGCTCAATTCAACAGTCGTCGGGCGCGGCGCGCGCTCGACAACTTCAACTTCGGTGCCGCGGCGAAGATGATCGTGCGAAACCATATGGTTCAGCAGATCGATGACTCGGTCTGGCTCGATGCGCTGCTGAATCAGGAATGGCTCGTCCTCGATGCGGTCGACGCGGACTACATCACCTCGGATCGCCCGTTGCTCGAGAATCCTTGGGCGCCGACGAGCGAAGACAAGACCATTTACGCGATGACCCTGCCGCTCAGCGCGCGACGTCTGTTCGTGACCTATCCCCGGAGCTGGGCCGCCGATCCTGATTGGCAGCAGGTCTTGGCCGTCCTCACGTCAGAGGTCCACAACATGGTCGTCGTCGACTCCGACCCGCAATATCTCTATTCCGCAAAGCCGATCGAGAACGGGAAGTACGCCCAGCTCCGAACGATGGTCGAGCGCGTGTTCGGTTGCCATGGCGCTGATCCTTCCATCTAA